The Engraulis encrasicolus isolate BLACKSEA-1 chromosome 24, IST_EnEncr_1.0, whole genome shotgun sequence DNA window TGGTGTAACCTATagttgaagtttaaaaaaaacgcAGACCAGGGCCACTGAAAGCGTTGGTGGGACCTGGaccaaagtaatctgaaaggcccctccactcgatacatacaatgtaatgtagacccaattctgggccccccatgtccctgagcccgggacaactgacctctttgcccccaCATCGGCTTCCCTGTAAGAGACTCTGAAGGCTTCTGTTAGGAAGTGAGTGCTACCGTCAGTACAATAGGGCACATATATACGTCTACTGCACAGCTCCCCATGACAGACTGCAGGCAGTGCTCAGGTCACCTCATGAGAGGGGGGTAAAGGGAAAACATGTCCATTGTTTCCAATGGGAACAGAGACCAGAGGGGGACTGCAATTCCCAGTTTCATGATCTCACGGGACTGAAATCCTATCATTGTTTTCACAGCGAACTCGTCCAGTCTGAAAAACACGACTATCACAATACCTTTCTCTTTTCCAGAAGAAAAATACGGGCGGGTGTGCCCTTGAATCTGGTGGTTATTATTCGTGTAGAGGGGTGAAAAACAAAGGGTTTGATTACTGTGAAAAGAGCTTGAAACGGCCTTTACAGAGCCACCCAGCGTCAGTGATACGATAACACTGTAGCCATAACCATGGCTGTACACTATGGTAAACACAACATTTTTCTTTGAGCACAACAGATTTTGTTTTGGTTTATATTGTGACTACGCGCCAtgagcattttttaaaaatgtcttttttcAAGCCCCTCCCAAAATCATAATGATGTATGTCCTGCGGACTGGTCCAATCAGAAGACAGGATCTATCACTGTACTCCGACTTCCTGTGCATCAGCGCTAGGCATTTGTCACGGCTTCCTCCAGTCAAAACGCACTTCCTGTTAATCAGCCAATTTCCCCAAGTGTGTTTAGAGTTTAACCGACCACGTAAATCACAGCTCGGCCGTTCTGTTCAAGACCCAGCCCTTCAAAAGACCAACATGATGAAACACACGTAAGAAAGCAAAGAGAACAAAAACAGAATATTTGGCAGGGGTTTTATTTTGCGTGTCTGAAAAATATTTTCACCTCATTTGAAGTCTGGGGGCCACAGGTCTTTGGTGCGGGGCTTCAAAGCAGCTCTTTAATCTCACTTGTGAATTAGCACAATATCAGATTAAAACAGCAGGTTGCCCCCTGTTGTCGAAGCCAAAGTGCACAAAGTCTTTCACAATGTTGAAATTGAAGAGGGGTTGCGATGCATTGATATAACTTGAGAGTGAGAAAAAAGTATCTCAGAAAATATCACTATTTTTCATGTCATTTTTTATGCTTTTAAATTTGTACAGAACCTTACTTAAATTCAGGTGACAGGCACAAAATAGACCGCTGCGCTGTGCCGCGCTGAGGATTGACAGGCGAAACGTATCAGTTTGCCAGCGCTAAGAAAGAGGAGATGTCGCATATGACTGCCCGCTATAATAGCATTAACTGGACCGGGAGATCAAAGACTGGCGGTGCACAGAGGGACACAGTGAAGAGGggtgcaggggtggtggtggtggtggggtgtgtgtgtggggggggggggggtctgcctGCCCCTGTCAGTGCAGAACTGAGGGCCTCGCTCGACTACAGAAGAATGCTGCTTTGCTTTGCATCAGATAAGCTCTTCTGGGTTTCAGCACCACTACTGACGGCAGGTACATCTCCGCATCCGCTTGGGATAAAAGGATGGAATATTgcaatgggagggagggagggaagggggggataAATGGCAGGAAAAGACCAAGGAGGGCGGAGGCATGCATCAAAAcctgcacacaccaccaccccccacccccaacccctccctttccacctccaccgccacctcAACCCTGACTTTCGCAAGAGAGCATTTTTGGAATTCTTGCGCATTTACTGTCATTAAAAATATTTCGGTTCACAGTCCCTGCCAAATAGCAGGGAATATGTCATAAAAGCAGGCGCCGTTGGCACACAGCAAAAATGCACGTTAATGCCTGAGGTCTTTATATGTTACTTGAGATGGAATTTATCGTTCTATTTATTATTCACTAAGGTATTGGAATCTGGCACGATACTCCCTCCTCCACCCTGATATGACACGCTTCATAACAAACAAAAACCAGTCTGGTATTTTGCAGTGAGCAAAACGGCCTTTTTTATAATGTCCCATATCTGCCAGAGTCAAATTCCTTTTACATGTAAGCGCAAGTAAGATACGCACTTGGGCTGATTAACGCTAATTCTGATGCTGCTCTCTTTCTTGTTTCTCCGCAGGAAAAGGTGACGTGATGCTGGAAAACGAAGTGGTCCTTACCAAGATGAAGCTCCTCAACAACTTTGAGCGGTGTATCAGCCTGGATGACTCCGCCTCCACCCTCTCGCTGTCCGTCTCAGAGCACGAGGTGAGCCAGCACTTTCTCACTGACACGCTGGACAGTTGGCGCCATCGTGGCAGCCTCATGAGCTGGTGTGAGAATGTGCGAATGTGTATGTATATGGGTCAGTGAtgggtttttttgggctcagacgtcaggtggtatgACCAGGGCTAATAATTGGTAATTCACGTTCTGCAATGAATAGGATCCactaaaaagtaaagaaaagaatcCATATAATTAGTAGCATTAGATGCTCTTCAGATGTACAAGTAACGCCATTGACCCTTATGTGTGTGAACGAAATCACTTTGAGTCTGCTACGTAGTTGGGATATAGAGCTATATATAAATTACATTTTATTGATTGATCTTTGAGGTACCCGAGTCGATGATGAAGGGTGCCGAGGTGAGCTCCGTGAAGAGTGCCCCCAGTGGCCAGGAGGCCAAAGAGGAGGATTACCTCTCCAGCATGTTCCCAGACCAGCAGCTGCCCCGGCTCTACAAGTTTGAGTCGGAGGACTCCGGCGTGGAGATGCCCAGTGGCGCAAACTCGCCCTCCACCCCCACGGGCTCAGAGCAGAGCTTTGTGGTGCACAGCCGGGAGTCGTCGCGCGACTCGGGGGCCCTCGGCCTGACCTCCCCGCTGCCCACCCAGGACCCCCTCCTGCTGCTGGAGGCAGAGTGTGCCGAGATGCTGCAGAGGGCCGAGATGGAGCTGGAGATGGCACAGCTGGAGGAGACGGTGATCGCGGACGGGGATCTGCTGGAGACAGACCTCACCGAGGTGGACGGCATGTTGgcaggagcggaggaggaggaccaggaggGTGAATGCCAAAAAGAAGAGggggtggtaatggtggtggtggacgaggaggaggtggtaagGGAGGCGGCACAGGGGTCAAACCCAGGTATGGAGCGGCCCGATGACGGGCCCTTGAGGCACCCCTCAGTGGACAGGCAAGGCGAGGGGGAGCCAGAACAGCTGGTGGTGGACCAGGGAGAGGGGGTATTTGAGACTATGGCTGTCacggcggaggtggaggaggacttgATGAGGGTAAGGACTGATGGCTCGGGTCAGGCCTGTGAGGACGCAGATGTGGTGGGGGGAGAGTTCCAGGCGGCTCCCCTGAGGAAAAGCACGACCAGCGACAGCTTGGACCAGTACATGGAGGAGTGTTGCAGACTGAGTGAGGTAAGGCCTACCCACTTTATTCTTTCTGTAACGCAAGATGTGCTAGTCTGTATGGCCCAATCAACGCTTGCTATTTATGATTTATTGTGTCCCTATCGTGCATATATTTCTCTCTTCTTTGCtatttgtgtactgtactgtgatgttTTTTATTCTTGTACCTTTTGCGGTTTTGCTTTTTTAGTGGTGTTTGACCAGATGTTCAATGACAATGAAGATGTCGAAGTCTTTAAGTAAATGCATGCCATATAAAGTTTAATTACTCCTCTTTTTACGATTGTACTACATTTCTTCATGAACACAGGTAAGTGTACTGTAGTGGTATTTGCATTAGGAGTAGCATGTGTGATTTCACAGTGTGAAATTGCCTGGAAATCCCCATAGAAAGTGTAGGCAGCCTAATGGAATGTTCACTCACACACTTGCTGCCCCTAGCAACAATGTGTTAGAAAAATAGTAATTTAACTCATTCATAAAGATGAgggcacatgctctctctctctctcacacacacacacacacacacacacacacacacacacacacacacacacacacacacacacacacacacacacacacacacacacacacacacacacacacacacacacacaccacctgcactacgcacactatgcacacacttgTAAATGCACCTTCAAACACAAGCGcaccgcacaccacacacgcacaggcacaggcacacagcccTCTCTCCTTCATGAGAAAATTGTTCCTTTGAGGCTTACACACTATCTTGCGAGGGTTACAAAaagccctctcttcttctcctttttcccccctttaaGCCCTAATGAAAACAGCCAGTCTTCCAGCAGCTCTCCCTGTGAGCACCTGACAGCTGGCCCCTCTGCCAAGCCATAATAGGCCCATGAGGACTATCTCTGCCACCACCGCCAGTGCCAGTACTGACGATgctactctgtctgtgtgtgtgtgtgtgtgtgtgtgtgtgtgtgtgtgtgtgtgtgtgtgtgtgtgtgtgtgtgtgtgtgtgtgtgtgtgtgtgtgtgtgtgcgtgtgtgtgcttgtgtgtgtgttgttggcacATATTGAATATAAGCACTTCAGAGGAAATAGAGACAGCCCGAGTTCAGATGAGATCCGCTGGCGTTCATTGGAGAGAGGATTCTCGTCTTATAGTTCTTCccctctggtctggtctggtctcatCTCGTTTTGCCTTGTCTCCTCACACACAGAGATCGTTATCAGACAATAGAAAGGATCAGGACAAATCGTGAGGCCGTGCTGTACTGTCCAAGGTGTGCTTTTTTGGAGTGCGGCTCAAGTGCTAAAACCGAGCTGCACTCAAGACGTGGCAGCTTTCCACACACTCTGAACAGGATTTAAGGGCTGTGCGGTGCTAGTCCGACTCAGTTTAAAGAGCGCTAGAATTTTACTGCCGTACAAAGCCAGAAGGCTATCTTTTTCTTTCATGGATAGATCTCTGTCTTTTGTCCTAGTGagaaagcacataaaaacaggtTGTAGTTTTATACTCTTGACATGTGCATAGGTTCTGCAACAACATTAAATGTCAGGCATTTTTTCCCTCAGTTTCGTTGTGCATGTGTAGTCCCTGCACTTTTCCTTTTTGTAAGGCAGCTTTGAGACAGAACTTGTTCTTTTCTAATGCTTGGATTTGGGTTCTTTCATAAtgttcagtcagtcagacagaccagACAAGCTGAGAAAAAGGGTTAACGCCTACTGTAGTGTGAAGATGAAGCAACATGCAATTATGTCCACATATCGTCAGACCAGGCCACGGTATGCTAACCCCACAGACAGAAAGAGCAGCAAAACAAACTTTAGCACCCCAGACGAAGTTTGCTTAGCCGAAACGGCACACCTATTAGCAAAAATGTTGAAAATCTCAGAGTTGTTTTGGACTCGTTCCAAAGCTAGcttagtggagtagagtagagttctctctctcttacactgtaCAGCTTGTACTGTAGCGAACGTTTCCCACCTCAAAACGCATCTCCATTCTCAGTTCTCTGTGACAAAATCATATCTCTGTGACAAAACGCTCTCATCAACGTCTCAGCGCAGCTAATTTCCCAAATTAGCTTTTAGGGGAGGCTCCTCCGTCTCATTCAAAACATGTTATTATACAAACACTTGCACCTGATTTGCGGTTTGTGATATCATGGTGGAAGGAGATGACTAGCGCGGCAGCAgggcgggagggagggatgagacgATGGTGAACGTTGGGTTTTGGGCTTGATTTAAGGTgcgtgtctgtgagaatgacaaGTGTGTCTCACTGCTAGGGATAAATGACTGTCTGGTATGTGTTTTTTTACTGctgaaggggagtgtgtgtgtgtgtgtgtgtgtgtgtgtgtgtgtgtgtgtgtgtgtgtctgtgtgtgtgtgtgtgtgtgtgtgtgtgtgtgtgtgtgtgtgtgtgtgtgtgtgtgtgtgtgtgtgtgtgcatgtgtgtgggcgtgggtgggggtgaggtgcGTTGTCACTGTgagtagtggtgtgtgtgcatagttTGTAATCTGACTGTATctgttgtaatgtgtgtgtgtgtgtgtgtgtgtgtgtgtgtgtgtgtgtgtgtgtgtgtgtgtgtgcgtgtgtgtgtgctgtaaacgATCTTTTTCTTGTGGAGGCATGTCTTGCAGCACCTGTTCATCATactgggctgtgtgtgcgtgtgtgcgtgcgtgtgtgcgtgcggtgcgtgtgtgcgtgcgtgtgtgcgtgcgtgcggtttgTCCTCTCTGTGGATTTATGTGAATGTAAGTGTGTattagtgtacgtgtgtgttgttgtgcaggTCTGtgatcctgtatgtgtgtgtgcccccacatcacatcaccccatcCACCACCCCTCACTTCTCTTTGGTCCAAAGGGAGCCAGTGCCCTTATGGTACTTAGCCGGTCTCTTCACCCAGGTGTCAAATACCCTGAATGGCATTCATACCTGGCCGATAAAGCTCCTTTGATACTGCAGGGCACCTCTGGGGCCCAGGGCCTGCATAGGGGccggg harbors:
- the si:ch211-250c4.3 gene encoding uncharacterized protein si:ch211-250c4.3 isoform X2 translates to MSLRKKRPSVAFSWHKSFAILAPWRKGKGDVMLENEVVLTKMKLLNNFERCISLDDSASTLSLSVSEHEVPESMMKGAEVSSVKSAPSGQEAKEEDYLSSMFPDQQLPRLYKFESEDSGVEMPSGANSPSTPTGSEQSFVVHSRESSRDSGALGLTSPLPTQDPLLLLEAECAEMLQRAEMELEMAQLEETVIADGDLLETDLTEVDGMLAGAEEEDQEGECQKEEGVVMVVVDEEEVVREAAQGSNPGMERPDDGPLRHPSVDRQGEGEPEQLVVDQGEGVFETMAVTAEVEEDLMRVRTDGSGQACEDADVVGGEFQAAPLRKSTTSDSLDQYMEECCRLSEQASQSQSQSPLGSGLGYLEHICQLIEKIGQLQEHNLKLQKQICSLQKDGRVIKTKEDFFVQHCNCGAASLAFQELKRHSRSDFPSGTLSDLTTIPEVTHNPLRAGRRDGDSVFQPSVPLWRRGLNRRSYTEGEARYLGDSAEVLCAPHRRLSENYTWGKVKELVKKTKLRNQSRLGLSSSSLKNSCPQLYRPDLAPMDVPRNRNSMIALGNQSRADLLWAQ
- the si:ch211-250c4.3 gene encoding uncharacterized protein si:ch211-250c4.3 isoform X1, translated to MYFQGITTRGQKRAEVDDESWRMIWENAQPVSLASARAMRIFYLPLHLYGKGDVMLENEVVLTKMKLLNNFERCISLDDSASTLSLSVSEHEVPESMMKGAEVSSVKSAPSGQEAKEEDYLSSMFPDQQLPRLYKFESEDSGVEMPSGANSPSTPTGSEQSFVVHSRESSRDSGALGLTSPLPTQDPLLLLEAECAEMLQRAEMELEMAQLEETVIADGDLLETDLTEVDGMLAGAEEEDQEGECQKEEGVVMVVVDEEEVVREAAQGSNPGMERPDDGPLRHPSVDRQGEGEPEQLVVDQGEGVFETMAVTAEVEEDLMRVRTDGSGQACEDADVVGGEFQAAPLRKSTTSDSLDQYMEECCRLSEQASQSQSQSPLGSGLGYLEHICQLIEKIGQLQEHNLKLQKQICSLQKDGRVIKTKEDFFVQHCNCGAASLAFQELKRHSRSDFPSGTLSDLTTIPEVTHNPLRAGRRDGDSVFQPSVPLWRRGLNRRSYTEGEARYLGDSAEVLCAPHRRLSENYTWGKVKELVKKTKLRNQSRLGLSSSSLKNSCPQLYRPDLAPMDVPRNRNSMIALGNQSRADLLWAQ